The DNA segment ctcgatcatcggttacctcgctgctttttggcgaccccctaggacatcgacataatcgggttccactgtatatatatatatatatataattgtctCTGCATAATTTTATAATAGGAAAAATTATCATGCCGCATTATCATGTACTTTATCTCTCAGTCACACTGGGATAAAGTCTCGAGGGATGCCAGAGCATCAGCTGCACTCAAGCAGAGGAAGGTCCAGATCTTGGAGGATCTGACTCTTAGCTCTAAGGATGTGAGAAACAAGCTATGGCCACTGGTTGagcaagcaaaaaaagaaggaaagaaagctGGCTTTTGAGGAGCATTATTAATAGCAAACAGACATCAGACAGGGATGCCCAATATCTtcctatttatttttgattgcaGTCCAGTTTCTTGCCACTTATATCACACAGAGTTTTTTGAATGGTAATGGAATTGCAGGAAAACATATTATTATCAGTCAACTAGCAGATgacacaacttttttttcctgcgAAATGTCTCTCAGATCTCTGTTGCCTTAAAATGAATCAATCCTTTCTTTAAAGCTTCTGGCCTCcatcttattttaaataaatgcgaACTCATGTTCGTTAAAGAATTTGCCGCTACTGTTATTTGTGGTATCCCAGTTAAAAGTCAAATTCCTTATCTAGGAATGATTATAACTAAATATCCCAAAACTACTGTAAGATATCCAACACATTTTTCTACTGTTGCAgataaaacttaaataaaataaaactcatGGCTTCAAAGAGATTTATCTTTAAAAGGTAGAATCCTTCTTGCACAGACTGAAGGTATGTCCAGGATAATTGTACCCTAAAGAGTTGATAAAATGCTTTCAGACTTTAAATGGAAAAGAAAggtttacaatatttaaaaaaaaaatttgtattaatGAATTCCATAAAAGATATTTTAGTTCTTCTACAAAATAGTATTTTCCCAAACATAGTATTTTCTTTTAAGCatgttgtttttggtttttatgaAGAAAATAATAGATATTATGTCATGaatctgatttttattttagcaaaattttatattcataaatgtaaatatgctaataatatactattttttacctttttcatcagtgaaatataaaaaaaaaaaactctgtctATAAGATATTTAACctgttcaaaaatatatatgattatattaatgattggtgattttgtttatttatttatttatttgtaatttttttaagccCCTATGTTCAGTTCTGTTCTGTATAAAAAGTGGTTCAAGAGTTTCCAGTAAAGCAGgtaaacacaatttaaatcCAGAGACTTTATTTACAAGAGATGACATCCTCAGCTGCAGGCGTTTCTTACCACACATTCTgtccggctccgccctccactcgctcACCGCTGGCACATATCCCCAACGCCCAGCTCAGGCCAGGGCACCATCCAGCATGTATTGCACACACACGTTTCTTTGTAGTAATTTATgagctcaacacacacacacacacacacacacacacctcagtgtGGGAAATATGCTTCATGCATTGGTGTAGTACAAATCGAAAGATCGTGACATTGTATGTACTGATTTATGATTCTGGCCTGTGTTGATTACTTCAGAATGTTATCACCCTGGTGAAGGAGGCTGATCCAGACATGAGGATTATGAGGATTTATGAGTCAGTAAGCAATTATAATGATATGGTGAAAATCTTGGGATGGAGCTCTAATGTTCATTTGTTCCAGATTAAAAATAGATACACATAACATTAACTTTAAACCCACCACCAGGTGAAGAGAgtgattatatttttaaagtGGCACCTTGAACAGAGGTGGATATATTAAGCAGCATGTGAACAATTAGTTCTAAAAGTTCATGgaaaatgggtgagcgtaaaAATCTGAGTGACTTTGACATGGAAACAAactgtgatgtctagatgactgggtcagagcatctatAAAACAGAATGTCTTGTGTGGTGTTCCTGGTTTGCAGTGGATAGTacctatcaaaagtgctccaaggaagaacAACCCTCCTCTGAACTAGTGACAGTGTCCGCTCTCCCATCCCTACCACCCccaaaaaagacagagacacacagagaaagagagagagggagagagctcTTCTACCTGTCTCAATTATTCTCTCTGTTTGCAGAGCgcacagacagagaaagaggagaagcgACCATGGACTGCCATCTACACTTCCTtactcttcctttcttcctactcttcttctccttctgcgAAATCTTCACTTTGATGAATTCGGTTCGTTTTGGATTTAAAAAACTTCATGCAAACTTTCACCCTCTTAGAGATTAGCAgacatactgtgtatatactattCTTTTCAGAACCTTCTGACAAGTTCCTGAAATCagagaacattttaaactgaCAGATTTGAGCTATTTCAAAGAGTTCAGTAggtgcatctctctctctctctctctctctctctctctctctctctctctctctctcagggtttTTCTGACAAACGCAtatgttgtagctcagtggttgaggcacTGGAGGCATTGGTGGCACCTAAGTAAAAGGCTGTAAGGCAAAGGTGGGACTCTGGATGGGAAggtcataggttcaaatcccagcaccatcaagctgctactgctgggcccttgagcaaggccctaatcctcaactgctcagttgtaagtcactctgtttaagggcgtctgctaaatgccataaatgtaaatgtaaatgcagctGAATAAGGtagtttttaattacttttcaCATCTTTGGGGTGtgttataatacaaaatatgaaatataaaaataaaaaaaaatcataacacATTGATTAGGTAAAAGATTTATTGATAAACACTTAAGTAAGTCAGTCAGTaatatttttcatcatttttcaTCAGTCGTCAAGTaggttttattgtcatttcagatACACAGTGATATGAGActatgttcctccagaaccctgatgctaaattaaaaacatagagtgacatcacacaacatagagctaaatacaaaatacagagTTAAATTCTAAAGTAACTTATCCTAGCCACATAAAGGGCAtagtgtgcaacctggtgcaaacagttcAAACAGGCTTGTTTCCTATCACAGCACAGTGGGCTCCATGCATTGTGATCTTCAGGTGCTGAAAATACCCAAGTCCAAAGTCAAAACTCTACATAAGTTGGGATCCAAATGACGTTGGTATGTCTCTAAATGGTTCGGGATGTTCATAActttcatgaggtgggacacaatgGGAGCTCAActggatgcctcgggatgggtagagaaagagaagcagtgaagaGGAACTAGCATAGCTGCAGTTCAttatattaacaagcacaaagTTATGATTTATGATATGTAAAATGTGCTATGTGGAGGCTTATCTAAAAAGATACGACTTTAATCtgcacttgaactgggagagtgtgtctcaaccccgaacactgtcagaaagGCTATTTTAaggtttaggagctaaatgtgagaatgttctatcacctttagtggacttttctattctaggaactactagaagtccagtgTTTTCAAATCTCAAAGAGCTCCAAAAGTTAAGTCataaaattaaattactttaaaattaaaagtctgtaaaaaggacattactcataatcgtaccctccagtgctcatgttactTTTTACTCTCCAgtattctgtattgttttaaatacttataatcacactcttgatatcacccaaatgaggatgggttccccttttgagtctggttcctctcaaggtttcttcctcataacatataagggagtttttccttgccacaatcgccatggctgctcatcagggataaatacacaccattcatcTTAACTCTtatattctgtaaaactgcttttagacaatgtctgttgtgaaaagcgctatagaaataaatatgacttgacttgacttgacttgacttaacctaacaggtagccagtgtagggatgataataTTGgagttatatggtcatattttcttgaccttgtaagaattCTGGCTGCTggattctggactaactgtagcttgtttattaataaagtaGGACAACCAGCTAATAATGCTGAAGGGGGTTTTCCCCTACTTCACCCTATTTATCTATGGAGTTGTGTCCTAACATACAGTTTATACAGTTTAGGCCACACTGAAAGTTAGAAGTCACTTGAAATGTCATCTTGACAGTTatcatgtatttgttttattgtgctttaataaaatgatttcattCTGTAGAAtgagagatttaataaatagtgtttttcttctgatcccctttaaaaaaatatatagagttttcttttttttttttaaaccaaaattgtttgttttttatgtatgaAATAATCAGAAACAAGTCATTTTaatctgcttttattttcataagTATATGGATGTCTTAATGGTTTAGGTTAGTACTTTTATGGTTTAGGTTAGTAACTTTTGGTTAGTATCTGTTACAGGTACAGTCAAAATGAAACTTGAAATAAAACTGCATACACTTCATTCTAGGTTAGTAATAAATGGAAAACGTAAAACATTGTGAACCGACTAATGTCCACAGTTTTTGCAACAGTAATCCCAACTGTCATCAGTAGTATAGCACCACAGGTATTTATGGCCATGGTAACCACATGGATAATGAGGTTTGCAGATTTTTCCATTCACAGCAGAGAAACAGTCATCAGAAATGCAACAAGGTTTTTCATCATTGTCATAATCGGTGTAGCAATACGGCTTGCTTTTACCATATTTGGCACAGGCGTGGTTGTTGCGGCAATAATTCCCATCTTTAGCCTTACTTTGCCACAGAGGAGGGCTGCAGTAGTCCCAAGACCCAGAGTCTTTCCAACACCAGTAGTAGTCATAACCGTATGTGGCGCAGGGATAATTATCTTTGCACATCTCGCCCTTATATGTGATGAGTGAGTATTGGGGTGAGCACTGTATCAGTCTCGGACCTGAGTAACACAAGTAGCTCTTTTGTTCTTTCCTATACAGGCATGGAGAAGAACAGCATGGCCTGGTGTCACTTTTTGTGGTGCATTTACAACCAAAACTAGTGTCTGAGACCTTTTGGCAAAGTGAGCCATCAGCTGCAGTCTGCCATCCGGCAACAGATTTCTCTGGGACAAGCTGGCAATCAACAGATTCAGACCGCTCAGACACATCTCTTTTTCTGAGTTCACTCTTTTCAGCATTAAACATTCTCTTTTTAGCAGTAGTTATAAGACAAGCACTTCCCATATTCTTCATTTCTTCTGCCATAGTGGAATAACTGTGTAAACTGTTACTTCTAATTTTTGTGCTAATTCCAGTCACCTCATATTGAGGGCTGTCAATGTTACTGTCACTCACTCTTTTGCCTGCATTAAATGTATTCAGCACATCTGTGGTCATCTGGAGTCTTTGATACTCTGGGAGTTTAGTTACAAACATCTTTACAGCATTCTCAGATTTAACATTACCAGCGAAACAATCgtcaacaaatattttaattgacactTGACTTGATGATGAATAGAGTTCACTCAACTTAGTATTTAAGTTTGAAACACTCATTGGGATTATGCTGATTTCTGGCTGGTTTTTTCCTATATAGCCAAAGGAAAAAGACTTCTCATCTTTAGTATTGTGTTTATAACAGACAGCTGTCCAGATGTGTGAGGGCACCGTGACCCTCTGAGAATCCTCAGAGTTTTCCCTTTTTGGTATTGTTGAATTTGGATTGGGTACAGTACCTGTGACAAGGTAGACAACTGCATCTTCGTCCTCCTTAAGCTGATCCATTAAAAGTCTCCGCAGACTACTCTCACTATTCTTCCATTGGATACGGTTAAAGCACGCATCCATAGGTGCCACATTGGTCAGTGTAAATGTTGCCTGACGATCGCATTGAAAACTATTAGGGTTCAGGTGTCCACGATCATATCCTGTTGCACTGTAGTCATTGCTGATGGCTTGCTTTctctttataatatttttgttaaagtCACTCTCCAGGTCCATGTAGGGTTCACTGAAATGAGAAATCTATAGAAGAAATATTATGTTAagagtttatttaatttttacataaTGTTCTATCCTTGgtttaataaatgcattagTATGTGCTCAAACTGTAAACTGTAAGGTGACTAATTAGAGGCAgcttaacattttatttaaccttgttgtattatattatgagaagcataaaaaaagctaattaatactttataacaaaaaatattagtaaaagatttTGTTAGGCAGCAAAACACATTACCTGTGGCTCTATGTGCCATGGAAAGGTTGATCTTTGTTGATCCGTAGTCAAGCATTTAGGGTCAAGAGTATATGCACTGTACAGCGGAATTTTGTGATGAACCGAGTAAAGTGTAGCataataataaccttcattTTCCAAcatctggcagattttcttggCATTCTGATCCATCCCACTTGGTTCTGTGTGTTGGTAAAAATACTCACTACACGTATTAAAGTCATCAACCACCTCTGCCTCACCTGTAAGTGCTTTTAGCACAATAAACGTGAGCAAACAAAGAAGAAACATGGTCTGCAGTTGGGTCTCGTATTACAGAGTAGCGCTACCAACAGGATGTCtgctataaatacataaaatatgatgtatttatagcagacaaacagagaaATGAGGAACATAATGTGGACAAATCAATTGTCAGATCTAATGAAGGACAGAAAAACTTTGCgcaatgtgttttttgttaaactccacaaaaa comes from the Silurus meridionalis isolate SWU-2019-XX chromosome 3, ASM1480568v1, whole genome shotgun sequence genome and includes:
- the LOC124382902 gene encoding uncharacterized protein LOC124382902 produces the protein MFLLCLLTFIVLKALTGEAEVVDDFNTCSEYFYQHTEPSGMDQNAKKICQMLENEGYYYATLYSVHHKIPLYSAYTLDPKCLTTDQQRSTFPWHIEPQISHFSEPYMDLESDFNKNIIKRKQAISNDYSATGYDRGHLNPNSFQCDRQATFTLTNVAPMDACFNRIQWKNSESSLRRLLMDQLKEDEDAVVYLVTGTVPNPNSTIPKRENSEDSQRVTVPSHIWTAVCYKHNTKDEKSFSFGYIGKNQPEISIIPMSVSNLNTKLSELYSSSSQVSIKIFVDDCFAGNVKSENAVKMFVTKLPEYQRLQMTTDVLNTFNAGKRVSDSNIDSPQYEVTGISTKIRSNSLHSYSTMAEEMKNMGSACLITTAKKRMFNAEKSELRKRDVSERSESVDCQLVPEKSVAGWQTAADGSLCQKVSDTSFGCKCTTKSDTRPCCSSPCLYRKEQKSYLCYSGPRLIQCSPQYSLITYKGEMCKDNYPCATYGYDYYWCWKDSGSWDYCSPPLWQSKAKDGNYCRNNHACAKYGKSKPYCYTDYDNDEKPCCISDDCFSAVNGKICKPHYPCGYHGHKYLWCYTTDDSWDYCCKNCGH